A DNA window from Malus domestica chromosome 12, GDT2T_hap1 contains the following coding sequences:
- the LOC103451159 gene encoding calreticulin-3-like, whose amino-acid sequence MAKRQKHDELLLLVLSLSLLSFCFRSSLSEIIFEERFDDDGWRSRWVKSDWKSSEGKAGSFKHTAGKWAGDHDDRGIQTSNDAKHFAISAKIPEFSNKNRTLVLQYSIKFEQEIECGGGYIKLMSGFVNQKKFGGDTPYSLMFGPDICGTDTKKLHVILSYQGQNYPIKKALECETDKLTHFYTFILRPDATYSVLIDNREKDSGSMYTDWDILPPRKIKDVTAKKPADWDLREYIDDPNHIKPEGYDSIPREIPDPKAKEPEDWDDEENGLWKAPKIPNPAYKGPWRPKKIKNPNYKGKWKIPWIDNPEFEDDPDLYVLKPIKYVGIEVWQVKAGSVFDNVLICDDPDYAKQVVEEVFANREVEKDALEEAEKRRKAQEEEEAQRAREEGERRRRDRDRGHRDRHRDRYRRHRHWDDYDHDEL is encoded by the exons ATGGCGAAGCGGCAAAAGCATGATGAGCTGCTTCTGCTAGTATTATCACTCTCCTTGCTCTCCTTTTGCTTTCGTTCTTCGCTTTCGGAGATCATTTTCGAGGAGCGCTTCGACG ACGACGGATGGCGAAGCCGTTGGGTCAAATCTGACTGGAAAAGCAGTGAAGGTAAAGCAGGTTCCTTTAAACATACAGCCGGAAAGTGGGCCGGTGACCACGATGATAGAG GAATTCAGACATCTAATGATGCCAAGCATTTTGCCATATCTGCAAAGATACCGGAGTTCAGCAACAAGAACAGGACGTTGGTCCTCCAATACTCGATCAAATTTGAGCAGGAAATTGAATGTGGCGGCGGTTACATAAAGCTTATGTCTGGATTTGTTAATCAGAAGAAATTCGGCGGGGACACTCCATACAG TTTAATGTTTGGCCCCGATATATGTGGCACGGACACAAAGAAGCTCCATGTCATACTCTCCTACCAAGGCCAGAATTACCCCATCAAGAAGGCCTTAGAGTGTGAAACTGACAAGTTGACTCATTTCTACACATTCATTCTTCGGCCTGATGCAACTTATAGTGTCCTAATAGACAACCGAGAAAAGGATTCTGGAAGCATGTACACAGATTGGGATATTCTTCCTCCAAGAAAGATAAAAGATGTTACTGCAAAGAAG CCAGCAGACTGGGATCTTAGAGAATACATTGATGATCCTAATCACATCAAACCTGAG GGATATGATTCAATTCCGAGAGAAATTCCAGATCCAAAAGCAAAAGAG CCCGAAGACTGGGATGATGAAGAGAACGGTCTGTGGAAAGCTCCAAAGATACCAAATCCAGCTTACAAGGGACCATGGAGACCCAAG aaaatcaagaaccctaatTACAAGGGGAAATGGAAGATTCCTTGGATTGATAATCCAG AGTTTGAAGATGATCCTGATCTCTATGTGCTTAAGCCAATTAAGTATGTTGGTATCGAAGTTTGGCAG GTAAAGGCTGGTTCAGTTTTCGACAACGTTTTAATTTGTGATGATCCGGATTATGCAAAACAAGTGGTCGAGGAAGTTTTCGCCAATAGAGAG GTCGAAAAGGATGCCCTTGAAGAAGCAGAAAAAAGGAGGAAAGCGCAAGAGGAAGAG GAAGCTCAAAGAGCAAGAGAAGAGGGTGAAAGGAGGAGAAGAGATAGGGATCGAGGTCACCGGGACAGGCATAGAGACAGATACCGAAGG CACCGTCACTGGGATGACTATGATCAT GACGAGCTATGA
- the LOC103451160 gene encoding acyl carrier protein 2, mitochondrial-like, whose translation MAAAARNLLLKHLRVQVQTLPSNPSSTAPLFLSPFAAIRCRLFSEEVRGTFLDKSEVTDRVVSVVKNFQKVDPSKVTPNAHFESDLGLDSLDSVEIVMALEEEFGFEIPDNEADKIKSIGQAVDFISSHPQAK comes from the exons ATGGCGGCGGCTGCGAGGAACTTACTACTCAAGCACCTGAGAGTGCAAGTTCAAACCTTGCCTTCGAACCCTAGCTCCACCGCCCCTCTCTTCCTATCCCCCTTTGCCGCTATCAGATGCCGTCTCTTCTCCGAGGAGGTAAGGGGCACCTTCCTCGACAAGTCTGAGGTCACCGATCGTGTCGTCTCCGTCGTCAAGAACTTCCAGAAGGTCGATCCTTCCAAG GTTACACCAAATGCTCATTTTGAAAGTGATCTGGGGTTAGATAGTTTAGATTCTGTGGAGATTGTGATGGCTTTGGAAGAGGAGTTTGGATTTGAGATCCCTGATAATGAAGCTGACAAGATCAAGTCAATTGGTCAAGCTGTGGACTTTATTTCTTCTCACCCTCAGGCGAAGTAG
- the LOC103451161 gene encoding peptide chain release factor PrfB1, chloroplastic, translating into MERHLRPVCSSTAILCPSKPLITKLPLLLQKATFSPCRLPSYTFPLSTKLSTSYPLRPAVLLATPESQVSTDAKEWAMQDFYFLRKDVETAAIRVKEIRDSACLHKLEQEVADLELKAADTAFWDDRAKAQENLSALTDVKDRIKLLNEFKSQVEDVETIVKLTEEMDAIDHGLLEEAASIIKELNKGMDRFELTQLLSGPYDKEGAVIFITAGAGGTDAQDWAEMLLRMYVRWAEKQRYKTRVVEKSQGEEAGIKSATIEVEGRYAYGYLSGEKGTHRIVRQSPFNAKGLRQTSFSGVDVMPLLPEESLKVELPEEDLDISFSRAGGKGGQNVNKIESAVRITHIPTGVTVRCTEERSQLANKIKALARLKAKLLVIAEEQRASEIKQIRGDVVKAEWGQQIRNYVFHPYKLVKDVRTGHETSDITSVMDGDLEPYIKAYLKYKYSMKVTATVAN; encoded by the exons ATGGAGCGTCATCTTCGACCTGTGTGCAGCTCAACGGCCATCTTGTGCCCCTCGAAGCCTCTAATTACTAAGCTGCCACTGTTACTGCAAAAGGCCACTTTTTCTCCTTGCCGTTTACCCTCCTACACTTTCCCTTTATCTACAAAGCTTTCTACCTCTTATCCGCTTCGTCCCGCAG TTTTACTGGCGACGCCGGAGAGCCAAGTGAGCACCGACGCCAAAGAATGGGCAATGCAAG ATTTTTATTTCTTAAGAAAGGATGTAGAAACTGCCGCTATACGCGTCAAGGAGATAAGAGACTCTGCTTGTCTGCACAAGTTGGAACAAGAAGTAGCCGATTTAGAGTTGAAAGCAGCTGATACCGCCTTTTGGGATGATCGAGCTAAGGCTCAAGAAAACCTTTCGGCCCTGACTGATGTCAAAGACAGGATAAAATTGCTGAACGAGTTTAAATCACAG GTTGAAGACGTAGAAACAATAGTCAAGCTAACTGAAGAGATGGACGCCATAGATCATGGACTTCTTGAAGAGGCTGCCAGTATCATCAAGGAATTGAACAAGGGAATGGATAGGTTTGAGTTAACTCAACTTCTTTCTGGGCCTTACGACAAAGAAGGTGCTGTCATCTTTATTACAGCCGGTGCTGGAGGTACTGATGCGCAG GATTGGGCCGAAATGTTACTCAGAATGTATGTGAGGTGGGCAGAAAAGCAAAGATACAAGACACGAGTAGTTGAGAAATCCCAGGGAGAGGAAGCTGGAATTAAGTCGGCGACAATTGAAGTTGAAGGCCGTTATGCTTATGGCTATTTGTCGGGGGAGAAAGGAACACACCGCATTGTAAGGCAGTCCCCTTTTAATGCCAAAGGTCTCCGCCAG ACAAGTTTCTCTGGTGTTGACGTCATGCCACTTCTACCTGAGGAGTCTTTGAAAGTTGAATTACCTGAAGAGGACCTGGACATAAGTTTTTCAAGGGCAGGCGGAAAAGGAGGCCAGAATGTGAACAAAATTGAAAGTGCTGTCCGGATTACTCACATCCCCACTGGTGTTACCGTTCGCTGCACAG AGGAGAGATCCCAGCTTGCAAACAAGATCAAGGCTCTGGCCAGGTTGAAGGCCAAGCTGCTAGTGATTGCCGAGGAACAAAGGGCGTCGGAAATTAAGCAAATACGAGGAGACGTGGTGAAGGCAGAGTGGGGCCAACAAATAAGAAACTACGTGTTCCATCCATACAAACTCGTCAAGGACGTAAGGACGGGACACGAGACATCGGATATCACTTCCGTAATGGATGGTGATTTGGAGCCGTACATAAAAGCTTACCTGAAGTACAAATACAGTATGAAAGTGACTGCAACTGTAGCTAATTAA